The following proteins come from a genomic window of Phacochoerus africanus isolate WHEZ1 chromosome 9, ROS_Pafr_v1, whole genome shotgun sequence:
- the LOC125135688 gene encoding translation initiation factor IF-2-like, producing MIRGAETPAAGDALSRVAGVPLPRAPAAPAPLTHTHARRAHVRRPRLPAPSSSRRSRAALGAAGPFRAPAAPAPSPRRGLGGRSASGAAGEGRAGEAAAPGGLARPSGAPGCSRGAPCRAGGDLQAQPVPAALGRSTFEEPGGEPTHHRPLSTASSAELGEEGAAERQGTALVLVGSVVF from the coding sequence ATGATCCGCGGCGCGGAGACCCCGGCGGCCGGCGACGCGCTGTCCAGGGTAGCCGGCGTCCCTCTGCCCCGCGCTCCCGCCGCGCCCGCTCCTCTTACCCACACCCACGCCCGGCGCGCGCACGTCCGCCGCCcgcgcctccccgccccctcgAGCTCGCGCCGCTCCCGCGCGGCGCTCGGAGCCGCAGGGCCGTTTCGGGCGCCcgcggcccccgccccctcccctcgccGGGGCCTCGGCGGCCGCAGCGCGagcggggcggcgggggaggggcgcgcAGGGGAGGCGGCTGCCCCGGGCGGCCTCGCGCGACCCTCCGGGGCGCCTGGCTGCTCCCGCGGCGCCCCCTGCCGGGCGGGCGGCGATTTGCAGGCCCAGCCGGTGCCCGCGGCTCTCGGCCGCTCAACGTTCGAAGAGCCTGGGGGAGAACCCACCCATCACCGGCCTCTGTCCACCGCCTCCTCCGCGGAGCTGGGCGAGGAAGGAGCTGCCGAGCGCCAGGGCACTGCCCTCGTCTTAGTTGGTTCCGTAGTTTTCTAG